The following nucleotide sequence is from Synechococcus sp. CBW1004.
CTGGCTGGCTGCCAGAGCCGCGATCCGCGCCCCGCCGCCGGCACTTCCCGGGAGATCAGCGTCTGGACCCTGGATCTGGCGCCCCGTTTCAGCCCCTACATGCAGGCGGTGATCCAGCGCTGGCAGGCCCGCAATCCCGGTGTGAGGGTGCGCTGGACCGATGTGCCCTGGAGTTCGGTGGAGCGGAAGCTGCTGGCGGCGGTGTTCGCCCGCACCGCCCCCGATCTGGTCAACCTCAATCCGCCCTTCGCGGCCAACCTGGCCAGCAAGGGTGGCCTGCGTGACCTGACGCCGTTGCTGCCGTCGGGGACCTCGGAGCGCTATCTCGACGGCATCTGGCAGGCGGGCCGTCAGGGCGATCTGCAGTTCGCGGTGCCCTGGTACCTGACCACCCGGGTGACGATGGCTAACCGCAGCCTGCTGCGCCAGGCCGGCTATGCGGCGCCACCGACCCGGTGGGAGCAGGTGCCCGCCTACGCCGAGGCGGTGAAGCGGCGCACCGGCCGCTACGCCCTGTTCGTCACCGTCGTGCCCGACGACTCGGCGGAGCTGCTGGAGTCGATGGTGCAGATGGGGGTCAGGCTGCTGGACGAGCGGCAGCGCGCCGCCTTCGATTCACCGGCGGGCCGCCGGGCCTTCGCCTTCTGGACCGATCTCTATCGGCGTGGTCTGCTGCCGCGCGAGGTGGTGAGCCAGGGCTACCGCCGCGCCATCGAGCTGTATCAGGCGGGCGATCTGGCTCAGGTGGCGACCGGGCCCGACTTCCTCCGCAACCTGCAGACCAATGCCCCCGGCATCGCCGCGGTGACCCGTGCCTGGCCTGCCCTGCGCGGTGCCGACGGGGCGGTGAACGTGGCCGTGATGAATCTGGTGGTGCCGCGCCAGAGTCCGCGGGCGAAGGAGGCGCTCGACTTCGCCCTGTTCCTCACCGATGCCGACAATCAGCTGGCCTTTGCGCGTGAGGCGCGTGTGCTGCCCTCCTCTCGCCAGGCTCTCAGCCAGCTGGAGCGGGAGCTGAGGGGCCGCCCCGAACCGGGCGCCAATGGAGCGCTGGTGCAGGAGGCGCGTCAGCTCGCGGCCGCCAGCCTGAGGCAGGCCCGTGTTCTTGTGCCGGCGACACCGGGCGTGAAACGCCTGCAGGCCATCATCTACACGCAGTTGCAGCGGGCCATGCTCGGGGAGCTCACCAGCGATGCCGCGCTTGAGGAGGCCCGCCGGCAGTGGGACCGCTATGCGGAGTCGCGCTGGCCCTGACTGTTCCGGTGCCGGGATGCGCGGAACACCTCGGATGTCGCAGGTTTCGTGCTTCGGGCACTGCGGCCGTGACGAATCCGTGGAAAAGATTAAATCTGGTCGGATGGGGGGCGGGGAAAGGGTTTGTGGGCGTGACTCCCTGTCGCCTGAGGCGGTATGGTTGCGATTCTTCATGCTGTGAGACGGGTTCCGGGTCCCTCCGTCGAGGGCGTTCACCCCGTTTTTCGCTGCCGGAGAGCCCCGTCACAAGGAACAGCGCCGATGTCCCTGGAGGATCCGTCCATGCCGTCCCTGCTGCACGGCGAACGTTTCTCCGGCCATGGCCCGTCCCAGGAGGAGGGGGACCATCGCGCCACGCTCCTGGTGGTGGACGATGAGCCTGCGGTGCGACGCGTACTGGTGATGCGTCTGCAGATGGCCGGTTACCGCGTGGTCTGCGCCGAGGATGGCGAGGAAGCCCTTCAGGTCTTCCAGCGCGAGCAGCCCGATCTGGTGGTGCTCGACGTGATGATGCCCAAGCTCGATGGCTTCGCCGTCTGCAGGCGCCTGCGTGCCGAGTCATGCGTGCCGATCATCTTTCTGTCGGCCCTCGACGCCATCGCCGAGCGGGTGGCCGGCCTGGATCTGGGGGCCGATGACTATCTCCCCAAGCCGTTCAGTCCCAAGGAGCTGGAGGCCCGCATCGCCACCATCCTGCGGCGTGTCGGACGCGGCTCCGCCACCGCCGAACCGCGCGATGCGGCCAGCGGCAGCGGTGTGCTGCGCGTCGGGGAACTGGTGGTGGACACCAACCGCCGCCAGGTGAGCCGCGATGGCCAGCGCATCGCCCTCACCTACACCGAATTCAGCCTGCTGGAGCTCCTGTTCCGCGAGCCTGGCCGGGTGGTCCCCCGCGCCGAGATCCTCGAGCAGCTCTGGGGCTATCCGCCCCGCCGCGCCGCCGACCTGCGCGTTGTGGATGTCTACGTGGCACGTCTGCGCGGCAAGCTCGAACCCGATCCGCGCAATCCCGAGCTGATCCTCACGGTCCGCGGCACCGGCTACGCCTCCCAGCGCATCGGTGACACCGCCCTGGCGGTCGCAGGCTGAGCCGAGGGGAGTTACGGACGATCCGGGGGCTCGGTGCTCCTGCAGGATGGGCCGGATCGTTCCTCTGCTTCCCCGCCTTGTCGGATCTGCGCGAGACCCGTCTGGAGAAGGCCCGGACGCTGGCTTCCCTTGGCCATGCCCCCTACGCCCTGCGTTTCGAGCCCACGCACCGCACCGCTGAGCTGCAGGAGCAGCACGCCGACCTGGCCAGGGGCGAGGAGCGGGAGGTGCCGGTGGCGGTGGCCGGCCGGGTGATGACGCGGCGGGTGATGGGCAAGCTGGCCTTCTTCACCCTGGCTGATGAAAGCGGCCCGATCCAGCTGTATCTGGAGCGTTCCACGCTTGAGGCCTCCCATCCCGACAACCCGGAGGTGTTCAGCCAGCTCACGACGCTCACCGATGCCGGTGACTGGATCGGCGTGCGCGGCACCCTGCGCCGCACCGACCGGGGAGAGCTGTCAGTGAAGGTGACGGACTGGCAGATGCTGAGCAAATCGCTGCAGCCACTGCCCGACAAGTGGCATGGCCTGGCGGATGTGGAGAAGCGCTACCGGCAGCGTTATCTCGATCTGATCGTCTCGCCCCACACCCGTGAAACCTTCCGCCGCCGTGCCCTGGTGGTGAGCACGATGCGGCGCTGGCTCGATGAGCGGGGTTTTCTGGAGATCGAGACGCCGGTGCTGCAGACGGAGGCCGGAGGCGCCGACGCCCGTCCGTTCGAGACCCATCACAACGCTCTCGATCTCCCCCTGACCCTGCGCATCGCCACCGAACTGCACCTCAAGCGGCTGGTGGTGGGTGGCTTCGAGCGGGTCTATGAGCTGGGCCGCATCTTCCGCAACGAGGGGGTGAGCACGCGCCACAACCCCGAGTTCACGTCGGTGGAGATCTACCAGGCCCACACCGATTACCACGACATGATGCAGCTCACCGAGGAGCTGATCGCTGCCTGCGCCGAGGCGGCCTGCGGCACCACGGCGATCACCTACCAGGGCACCGCCATCGATCTGGCTCCCCCCTGGCGGCGCGCCACGATGCACGATCTGGTGCGCGAGGCCACCGGCCTCGACTTCACGACCTTCAGCAGCCGTGAGCAGGCTGCTGCCGCGATGGCTGACGTCGGTCTGGAGGTTCCGGAGGCCGCCGACAGCGTCGGCCGGCTGCTGGTGGAGGCGTTCGAGCAGCGGGTGGAGGCGGAACTGATCCAGCCCACCTTCGTGCTCGATTACCCGGTGGAGAATTCGCCGCTGGCCCGCGCCCACCGCAGCAAGCCCGGCCTGGTGGAGCGCTTCGAGCTGTTCATCGTCGGTCGTGAAACCGCCAACGCCTTCAGTGAGCTGATCGACCCGGTCGATCAGCGCCAGCGACTGGAGGCCCAGCAGGAGCGCCGTCGCGCCGGTGATCCGGAGGCGCAGACGGTGGATGAGGACTTCCTGCACGCCCTCGAGATCGGCATGCCCCCCACCGGCGGTCTGGGCATCGGCATCGATCGCCTGGTGATGCTGCTCACCGACAGCGCCTCGATCCGCGATGTGATCGCCTTCCCGCTGCTGCGCCCGGAACCGCGAGATGTTCCGGTGGGTGCGGCAGGCAACGGGCCGCTCCCCGACGGGGCAACCTCCCGGAACCTCCAGGCCCCGGCTGACGCTTCAGGACGCTGAGGGTGGCCCGGATCGCTCTGATCGGGTTTCCCCCGCGGCGCGATCCGGGCCGCGAACCGGCGCAGTGGGATAATGGTCTTCAGTAGGCAGTCACCCCTACGAGGGGGCCCATGTCATGAGCGGCGAGCGCGTCGGTTTTCGTTTCAAACACGCTGATGCCGTGGTGAAGCGCAACCCCCAGGGGCGTTCCCGCCGGGGTTGGGTGATGGAGCCGGTGGAACAGACCACCAGCCGCGGCACCAAGATGCCGGCCTACCGCATCCGTTGGCGTGACAGCGAACGCCCCGAGATCGTGCTCCAGCACATGTTGATCGCCGATCCCGACCCGACCCCTCCCCCGGAGGGCGTCAGCCTGGTGCCGCCGGCGCCCAAGGCCTGAGGTTCCGGTTCGAGCCGGGAGTCGTGGCGCGATTCTGGTTCGCTGGTCGAATCGGGCCGGCCATGGTGGCAACGCCTACCGAAAACGGCTGTCTGCCCTGATGGGATGGGGCGATGGCAACGGCAATCACTCCCCTGATCGAGCGCCAGGCGCTGGCTGAGCTCAATACCCTGCGCGATGGCCCCGGCTGGCTGCGCCTGGCGTCGCACCTGCTGACGATCGGTCTGGGCGGCGTGCTCTGGCGGCTCGAATCGC
It contains:
- a CDS encoding ABC transporter substrate-binding protein; the protein is MSRSALPVPQPSVPRRRVALALPGLAMALLVLIGLAGCQSRDPRPAAGTSREISVWTLDLAPRFSPYMQAVIQRWQARNPGVRVRWTDVPWSSVERKLLAAVFARTAPDLVNLNPPFAANLASKGGLRDLTPLLPSGTSERYLDGIWQAGRQGDLQFAVPWYLTTRVTMANRSLLRQAGYAAPPTRWEQVPAYAEAVKRRTGRYALFVTVVPDDSAELLESMVQMGVRLLDERQRAAFDSPAGRRAFAFWTDLYRRGLLPREVVSQGYRRAIELYQAGDLAQVATGPDFLRNLQTNAPGIAAVTRAWPALRGADGAVNVAVMNLVVPRQSPRAKEALDFALFLTDADNQLAFAREARVLPSSRQALSQLERELRGRPEPGANGALVQEARQLAAASLRQARVLVPATPGVKRLQAIIYTQLQRAMLGELTSDAALEEARRQWDRYAESRWP
- the lysS gene encoding lysine--tRNA ligase; this encodes MSDLRETRLEKARTLASLGHAPYALRFEPTHRTAELQEQHADLARGEEREVPVAVAGRVMTRRVMGKLAFFTLADESGPIQLYLERSTLEASHPDNPEVFSQLTTLTDAGDWIGVRGTLRRTDRGELSVKVTDWQMLSKSLQPLPDKWHGLADVEKRYRQRYLDLIVSPHTRETFRRRALVVSTMRRWLDERGFLEIETPVLQTEAGGADARPFETHHNALDLPLTLRIATELHLKRLVVGGFERVYELGRIFRNEGVSTRHNPEFTSVEIYQAHTDYHDMMQLTEELIAACAEAACGTTAITYQGTAIDLAPPWRRATMHDLVREATGLDFTTFSSREQAAAAMADVGLEVPEAADSVGRLLVEAFEQRVEAELIQPTFVLDYPVENSPLARAHRSKPGLVERFELFIVGRETANAFSELIDPVDQRQRLEAQQERRRAGDPEAQTVDEDFLHALEIGMPPTGGLGIGIDRLVMLLTDSASIRDVIAFPLLRPEPRDVPVGAAGNGPLPDGATSRNLQAPADASGR
- the rpaB gene encoding response regulator transcription factor RpaB encodes the protein MPSLLHGERFSGHGPSQEEGDHRATLLVVDDEPAVRRVLVMRLQMAGYRVVCAEDGEEALQVFQREQPDLVVLDVMMPKLDGFAVCRRLRAESCVPIIFLSALDAIAERVAGLDLGADDYLPKPFSPKELEARIATILRRVGRGSATAEPRDAASGSGVLRVGELVVDTNRRQVSRDGQRIALTYTEFSLLELLFREPGRVVPRAEILEQLWGYPPRRAADLRVVDVYVARLRGKLEPDPRNPELILTVRGTGYASQRIGDTALAVAG